A window from Microcoleus sp. AS-A8 encodes these proteins:
- a CDS encoding prephenate/arogenate dehydrogenase has product MNIGIVGLGLIGGSLGLDLRTLGHQVLGVSRQEQTCQRAIERGVVDDASQNLTLLAAADVVFICTPIAAIAPTVQQLIPHLSPDTVLTDVGSVKAAVVDQVAALWHNFVGGHPMAGTTDNGIEAAVLGLFADNPYVLTPIDTTPASAVKRVEEIVRSLTSRVYFCRPEDHDRAVASISHLPVMVSASLIDSCMSEPDSTVLELAQKLASSGFRDTSRVGGGNPELGMMMARYNRESLLRSLTSYRHSLDQFIEFIEQEDWQTLEEKLQENHRQRPHFL; this is encoded by the coding sequence ATGAACATTGGGATTGTAGGGCTAGGGCTGATTGGTGGCTCATTAGGATTAGACTTGAGAACACTCGGTCACCAAGTCTTAGGCGTTTCTCGCCAAGAGCAAACGTGTCAACGGGCGATTGAACGGGGTGTTGTGGATGACGCTAGTCAGAATCTAACGCTTTTGGCGGCAGCCGATGTTGTGTTTATTTGCACACCGATTGCTGCGATCGCACCCACTGTACAGCAGTTAATTCCCCATCTCTCCCCCGATACCGTACTCACCGATGTCGGTTCGGTTAAGGCGGCAGTGGTTGACCAAGTTGCTGCTTTATGGCACAACTTCGTCGGTGGACATCCCATGGCAGGCACAACAGACAATGGCATAGAAGCGGCTGTCTTAGGGCTATTTGCAGATAATCCTTACGTCCTAACACCGATTGACACGACACCAGCATCGGCGGTGAAGCGGGTAGAGGAGATTGTGCGATCGCTCACTTCACGAGTCTATTTCTGCCGTCCTGAAGACCATGATCGCGCCGTGGCGTCGATTTCTCACCTACCCGTGATGGTTAGCGCCAGCTTGATCGATAGCTGTATGAGCGAACCTGACTCAACCGTTTTAGAGTTAGCTCAAAAGTTAGCCAGTTCTGGCTTTCGGGATACCAGCCGCGTTGGAGGCGGCAACCCAGAGCTGGGGATGATGATGGCGCGGTATAATCGAGAGTCATTGTTGCGATCGCTCACTTCCTATCGCCACAGCCTCGACCAATTTATTGAGTTCATCGAGCAGGAAGATTGGCAAACTTTAGAGGAAAAACTCCAAGAAAATCATAGGCAGCGTCCGCACTTTCTTTAA
- a CDS encoding pentapeptide repeat-containing protein codes for MNVREILKKYAAGERDFSGLNLAEVNLSGANLSGANLSEVNLSVANLSGANLSGANLSRAKLNVARLSGSNISKANLIQASLNVTNLIRADLRGVNLTQAALIRAELIRAELSGATLKEANLSGADLREAALRQAILSRATLSEANLRGAFLTASILEGANLNKADLNRADLSDSNIREADLRQANLSFANLSGADFSRANLRWADLSGADLRWANLSDAKLSGANLMGADLSNANLHNASLVHADLTQASLIKVDWIGADLSGATLTGAKLHAVSRFGLKTTGITCEWVDLSPEGDRSEIFYLSSEGLQKFFNATQPTVQITIDAPLDLNANLALASSYYQIAHIYPVICKAPSLEIGARKTTITFTISSNLDLFTFAYFAILPFKDAGITHQNILAIINTLEAPELNSSGSKEPMQIRQLIINLHQAIDKINATEPSNIAPKVIDSLDFFQAPTHTVITNSSAQKLDLYYHPAFGKSWMNQSNLGGRSKNNSLQTPEATLPSVSEVMEFITGFDYVRQSP; via the coding sequence ATGAATGTCAGGGAAATTCTCAAAAAATATGCAGCGGGAGAGAGAGACTTTTCGGGTCTTAACCTTGCCGAAGTCAACCTAAGTGGTGCTAATCTTAGCGGTGCTAATTTGAGTGAAGTGAATTTAAGTGTGGCTAACTTGAGTGGAGCTAATTTGAGTGGGGCTAACCTCAGCCGAGCTAAACTTAATGTCGCCAGACTCAGTGGCTCTAATATCTCGAAAGCCAACTTAATCCAGGCCAGCCTCAATGTTACCAATTTAATTAGGGCCGACTTGAGGGGAGTCAACCTGACTCAGGCCGCACTGATTCGTGCTGAACTAATTCGTGCTGAACTGTCTGGGGCAACGCTCAAAGAAGCGAACCTCAGTGGTGCGGATCTGCGAGAGGCCGCCCTCAGACAAGCTATACTCAGCCGTGCTACTTTAAGTGAAGCGAACCTCCGGGGTGCCTTCCTGACCGCCAGCATTTTGGAAGGGGCGAATTTAAACAAAGCTGACCTGAACCGAGCCGACCTCAGCGATAGCAACATCAGAGAGGCTGACCTGAGGCAAGCGAATCTGAGTTTTGCCAATCTCAGTGGCGCTGACTTTAGCCGAGCCAATCTCCGCTGGGCCGACCTGAGTGGAGCCGATCTGCGCTGGGCTAATCTGAGCGATGCCAAATTAAGTGGAGCCAACTTAATGGGGGCTGACTTAAGTAATGCTAATTTACATAATGCCAGCCTAGTTCACGCCGATTTAACTCAAGCTTCTCTGATTAAGGTGGATTGGATTGGGGCTGACTTGAGTGGTGCGACCCTGACCGGGGCGAAACTTCATGCTGTTTCTCGGTTTGGGTTGAAAACGACCGGGATAACTTGTGAGTGGGTTGACCTGAGTCCGGAAGGCGATCGCAGCGAGATTTTTTACCTCTCTAGCGAGGGGTTGCAAAAGTTTTTTAACGCAACTCAGCCGACTGTACAGATTACCATTGATGCGCCGTTAGATCTCAACGCCAATTTAGCGTTGGCCTCTAGTTACTATCAAATTGCTCATATTTACCCAGTTATTTGTAAAGCTCCCAGTCTTGAGATTGGTGCTCGAAAAACGACGATAACCTTCACGATTAGCTCTAATCTGGATCTATTCACCTTCGCTTACTTTGCCATTCTTCCCTTCAAAGATGCAGGGATAACTCATCAAAATATTCTTGCGATCATCAATACTCTCGAAGCACCCGAACTAAATAGTTCAGGGAGCAAAGAACCAATGCAAATTAGACAATTAATTATCAACCTTCATCAAGCGATTGATAAGATTAACGCTACTGAACCCTCTAATATAGCCCCTAAAGTAATAGATTCTCTTGACTTTTTCCAAGCTCCCACTCATACCGTTATTACTAACTCTAGCGCTCAGAAGTTGGATCTCTATTACCATCCTGCTTTTGGCAAATCGTGGATGAATCAATCTAACTTAGGCGGTCGTTCTAAAAACAACTCCCTGCAAACACCGGAAGCGACTCTGCCGTCAGTGAGTGAGGTTATGGAATTTATTACAGGCTTTGATTATGTTAGGCAATCCCCGTAA
- a CDS encoding CHAT domain-containing tetratricopeptide repeat protein produces MKSYRVGLTALVTFLATVSTPLIVASVAVFSPPSTSVQAQDTRKTSADQLIQQGITQYQQGKLDAAIQSWQQALKIYQQLKERQGEATALGNLGAAYLATGNYKQAIASLQPLIPITQALSDRNGEARALGNLGIAYKGMGDYEKAIASHQQALALMQQLKNRQGEGQILGNLGNAYEGLGNYDKAIASYQQSLTIAQEVKDRIGEGAALGNLGAIYANQGKYDEAIKTYQQSLAIAQAVDDKAGQANTLNNLGIASQVKGDTAKAIDYYNQGLTLARAIGDRQLEARTLGGLGLTYEDQRDFPKAIAHQQQTLKIAQTMGDRQLEAMAFNNLGHALFSANNLPEAEKQLRQALTAFESLRPGLTDADNVSVFDTQVFSYNLLQQILIAAKKPEAALEISERGRARAFVELLGQRLSPQAAQNYKTKAQPPTIQQIQQIAKTQKATVVEYAIIPDDDFKFQGKLRGPSSKLFIWVVQPTGQVAFRQVDLKNLKPVPGQAKSNAPTSLEDLVRASRNLEGPYAQRSESVRKQLYQLLIQPIAEFLPKDPTERVVFIPHETLFLLPFPALQNASGQYLIEKHTILTAPAIQVLELTHQQRKNQASQNAEQLQGKNALIVGNPKMPADLEPLPAAEQEAIEIAKLLNTQAITGERATKTSVVQQMSKARLMHFATHGILDDIKKLGVPGAIALAPSQGDEGFLTSGEILNLKLNADLVVLSACNTGRGKITGDGVIGLSRSLISAGTPSVIVSLWSVPDAPTALLMTELYRNLQQNPDKAQALRQAMLTTMKQQPNPYNWAAFTLVGEAD; encoded by the coding sequence ATGAAATCCTATAGAGTTGGTTTGACTGCCCTAGTTACTTTCCTTGCCACTGTCTCAACACCCTTGATAGTTGCCTCTGTTGCTGTATTCTCACCACCATCGACCTCTGTTCAAGCTCAAGATACTCGTAAGACATCAGCCGACCAACTCATACAGCAAGGCATTACCCAATATCAGCAAGGTAAGCTGGACGCAGCAATTCAATCTTGGCAACAAGCGCTGAAAATTTACCAGCAACTCAAAGAACGTCAGGGTGAAGCAACAGCACTCGGAAACTTGGGTGCAGCCTACCTGGCAACCGGAAACTACAAACAAGCGATCGCATCCTTGCAACCCTTGATACCCATTACCCAAGCATTAAGCGATCGCAACGGTGAAGCGCGAGCTCTAGGCAATCTGGGAATTGCGTACAAAGGCATGGGTGACTACGAAAAAGCGATCGCTTCCCATCAGCAAGCATTGGCACTGATGCAGCAGCTAAAAAACCGCCAAGGCGAGGGACAGATTCTGGGAAATTTAGGCAATGCTTATGAAGGCTTAGGGAATTATGACAAAGCTATTGCATCCTATCAGCAAAGCTTAACCATTGCCCAGGAAGTCAAAGACCGCATTGGAGAAGGGGCGGCGTTAGGAAATCTTGGAGCAATTTACGCCAACCAAGGCAAGTACGACGAAGCAATTAAAACATATCAACAGAGTTTAGCGATCGCACAAGCTGTTGACGACAAGGCAGGACAAGCAAATACTCTCAACAATTTAGGAATTGCTTCCCAAGTCAAGGGTGACACCGCTAAAGCCATTGATTACTACAATCAAGGATTGACCCTAGCACGGGCAATCGGCGATCGCCAACTCGAAGCCAGGACACTGGGAGGCTTAGGGCTAACTTATGAAGACCAACGCGACTTCCCCAAAGCGATCGCACATCAACAGCAGACGCTGAAAATTGCCCAAACAATGGGCGATCGCCAACTCGAAGCAATGGCCTTTAATAACTTGGGTCATGCCCTGTTTAGCGCGAATAATCTCCCAGAAGCGGAGAAACAACTCAGGCAAGCCTTAACCGCGTTTGAATCGCTCCGACCCGGTTTGACGGATGCGGATAATGTGTCCGTTTTTGACACCCAAGTATTCTCCTACAACCTGCTGCAACAAATCCTGATTGCTGCGAAAAAGCCTGAAGCGGCTTTGGAAATTTCTGAGAGAGGGAGGGCGCGTGCTTTTGTCGAATTACTCGGTCAACGGTTATCTCCGCAAGCCGCCCAAAACTATAAAACCAAGGCACAACCACCGACTATTCAGCAAATTCAGCAAATAGCTAAAACCCAAAAAGCCACAGTCGTTGAGTATGCCATCATCCCGGATGATGATTTCAAATTTCAAGGCAAGCTGCGTGGGCCATCCTCCAAACTCTTCATCTGGGTTGTCCAACCCACTGGTCAAGTTGCCTTTCGCCAAGTTGATCTGAAAAATCTTAAACCCGTGCCAGGGCAGGCAAAAAGTAATGCCCCAACGTCCTTAGAAGACCTCGTTCGCGCCAGCCGGAATTTAGAGGGTCCTTACGCCCAACGTAGCGAATCGGTGAGAAAGCAACTTTATCAACTTCTCATTCAACCGATTGCCGAATTTTTACCAAAAGACCCTACAGAACGGGTCGTTTTTATCCCCCACGAAACCCTATTTTTATTACCTTTTCCGGCACTCCAAAACGCCTCCGGTCAGTACCTGATTGAAAAACATACCATCTTAACCGCTCCAGCCATTCAAGTTCTCGAACTAACGCACCAACAACGAAAAAACCAAGCGTCACAAAATGCAGAACAACTGCAAGGAAAGAATGCCCTAATCGTAGGCAATCCTAAAATGCCTGCCGACCTCGAACCATTACCTGCTGCTGAACAGGAAGCCATAGAAATTGCCAAGCTTTTAAATACCCAAGCCATCACCGGTGAACGGGCAACTAAGACGAGTGTTGTCCAGCAGATGTCTAAAGCGCGACTGATGCATTTCGCGACTCACGGCATCCTGGATGATATCAAGAAACTGGGCGTACCGGGTGCGATCGCACTCGCGCCTTCCCAAGGTGATGAAGGATTCCTCACATCGGGAGAAATCCTCAATTTAAAGCTGAATGCAGACTTAGTTGTTCTAAGTGCTTGCAACACGGGTCGAGGAAAAATCACGGGCGATGGCGTGATCGGGTTATCTCGTTCTCTGATTAGTGCCGGAACTCCCAGTGTTATTGTCTCCCTCTGGTCTGTCCCCGATGCACCCACTGCGCTATTGATGACCGAATTGTATCGTAATCTCCAGCAAAATCCTGACAAAGCCCAAGCGTTGCGTCAGGCTATGCTAACAACGATGAAACAACAACCAAACCCCTATAATTGGGCGGCTTTTACATTAGTTGGCGAAGCCGATTGA